From the Trifolium pratense cultivar HEN17-A07 linkage group LG4, ARS_RC_1.1, whole genome shotgun sequence genome, the window aacttcaatagacaacttcatcatcattataacaacatcaataaacaaCGTCGACAAATAACTACAAGAACAACAACTATTACAACATCATAATTTCGGCACAACTCCAACATCATTAAACTAGataattcaacatcgttatAACCACATAATTCAACATCACTATTCAGCAAAACAACAATTCGACAACACAATTACTACAAACGAACAACGGCTTAAAACAACATCGATACACAACAATTATTAGTAACTTCGATTACAACGtcaactaaaatttaataacCCAATTAGTCATTCACTCCTCTCAGGACAACAACTTATTACTCATCTTAACAGAACCTTTAACCCAATTTAACTCGGTTTAGTTTATCAACGAAAGGTgtgaattttaaatcaatttaattaataacaattgtgaaataaattcaaatccttaatattatataaaaccaGGGAGAGTGAGATACACCAGAgggttccaaaatattcaaaataccctacttaaaattttgggaaattttcacaaaattataatatttttaatcacccttttactccaaataattaattaaaaatagctacgagtgtccaaaaattaccaaatgggtaccaaaatttcaagaaaattatttactagtTTTCTATAAgaaaacatttttataaaagcgaACCCCTGACAGCTCACGCGCCCGCACGCGCCAGATGCGCGACTGGGCATGGTCATGCGCGTACTGTTCATCTCTTTAACCCGTTTTCTGCAACGCGGGTCATCGTGACCCGGAATCCGACCCGGATGTTTCTCACTCGATACTCAACCAAATTCGACGTTCTTGgtaccgttttgatcgtcatTTAATTTTACAAAGATATCTGTCATTGGTTTCAAAGTTCGGCCATCGAATCACAGATAAAAAGGAGGCTCAAGCTCTCTTTAAATTTGAACAACAACACCATTAAAACCATACCACAAAGCTTCGATTTTGATATTCTTTTGATTTAGAAAGATCCCATAATTGCTTTAGTAATTGTTTAGACGCTTGaaacaacacaaaaaatcaAGTTTTATGGATTAGCAACACAATCCTATTTTTCTcaacttttataatttaatctcTTTCTTTAAAACTCACCATGGATGAACCCAACAAACTCACACTCAGAATCAGTAACAACCAAAGCACGAATTTATTCAATTAACATagtacatcatcatcatcatcatagtaGCATCTCAAATTCAAGCAAAATCAAACAAAGACAACAAAAtaacatcaacatcatcatataATAAAACTAGGTAGTATAAGAACAACTCAAACACACACATAATAATAAATAGAGCAAGTATGTCTATTGAATTCAGAATTTCAAGAGTATAAAGCTCCCTTACTTGGATTGCAGTGAACTCCCTAAATTGAGGttaagctttttcttcctttgcttctcttcactctcccatgagctctttctcttctctcactcactagtactatttttttgtgtgtttgtttttgttatgaatCACCATACTTCTTCTATCAAGTAATGTCAATAAACaactacattattattattaaaatgtgacattattattattattgaaatgttttaaagggaattaaaattatgtttcttCTCATTTATCCCTTTCTCTACCATTTTCTTATCTACACCCCCCTATGCTTCCAACACCtttttatctaatttttctacttctttttcttttaatttcattttagttCACCAACATCATTCtactcattcttttaattttattttctaattagcaacgtcattatttttatttatcaattatttaattattcgccacaaaataattaaataaacatcgtcaatTAACATCACataaacatcgtcaatcaacaccacaacaagaaaatcaacaccacaataactaaataattaaataaaatgaattctaaTTTTTGGGGCGTTACAGTTATGCCGCCACAGGAGGAGGAGGATTTGGAGTCAGGTCCATCCTTTCCATCGTCAGAGGAGGGTGCCCGCTTCACAGCACCTATTGAACCGAGGTTCTTTTTCAATCTCAattttctatttataatttCAGATATATTTTATCATCTATTCTaactttttattctttattttttgttttgtagttaATCTTTTGAGGGGTTACCATTGTAGTAGGGGTCTGAATCtgatgtttgtttgttttgatttatttacTTTGATTTTTTGTCACCTAAACAATTGACGACAGGAAAATAAGGTAagaattatattatattttgctTTCCATGTTCTTTTAGTTGGGAAGCCTaaacaaaattcaattaaattagTATGATCATTATTATATGACCGCGGGAACTTGATGAAAATAAGTAAATTGCAAGATAGTCTTCGGGTTTGCACGTACGCACACACATGTACGCACACGCGCGCACATTACACACATGCAAATTACTCATAAGAGCAATGCTAAGGTCACAGTACTCGTTCACACACTCAtctaacacactccaataataatttttttttgaaaataacaaACTCATTATTTCATTCATCAATATAGTAGCAATACAAGATGGTATCAAATCAAAAGATTGAGAACTAGCATAAAATTTTGACACCCTCGCAAGTGAGTGAGCAACAAAATTTGCTTGCCTCTTTACAAAACTTATCTTAAAGTTTGGACAATTCCTTAACAAACGTTTACATTCTTCTATAATATTGCCAAACTCGGATTGATCTTTAGAGCTATCTTTTATGGCGTTTACCACTAGCAAACAGTCTAGTTCGATGACCACTTGAGTTAGCTCCAATTCTCGCAACCAAGTAATGGCTTCTTTCAACGCGCAGGCTTAGGCTTCGGCTTCCGCGGGGGAGGGAATTCCATTGAACCACGTTGTTCTTGCTCTCATAAATATGCCTTGATCATTCCGTATGCACAAACCAATGCTAAATTTGTGTTGATCTTTGAACAACCCCGCGTCGATATTGCATTTGACTTCCCCACTCAATGGTGGCTGCCATCTCATGATATTGTTGTCACTGTTATTGCTCACTTTGTCCTCCTTTTGCCGCACAAAACGCCATTGGTATAACAGATCTCTCGCTAATTGGATTGACATGCAAACTGGCTGCACAACCTCCTCCCAAACCTTCTCATTTCTCCGCTTCCATAAGCACCAAAGCATCATTATAAAGTCACATTTTCTGTTTTCCATCATTGTTGACAGTGCAGAAAAAATGAATGATCCGAAATCTGCAGCTGTTGCAGCAATAGTTTCCCCTCCTTAGCACACTCCAATAATAATATGACATATGATTCACTTCTTTTGTTAATTAACCTGCAACCGTTTCATTTTAAATGAagcaatttattttatctttatcatttattttatattaattatttattttaactatTCATCTTCCTTATTCAAACAAGAACACGTCTCTTCCCATTCTGCAATTTCCCTTGTTGTATTATAAAAAGATAGAATTAAGATCGAAGGCTAATTCTTGTAATCGTTTTTGGAATCTTGTTGTACGAAACTCATAATTGAACCGAACTAGATAAACAATTGAACCGAACTAGATAAACAATATTGTGTATTAATTTTCTCTTGTTCTCTCTCATTCGCTTGTTTATTTTGcttgtgattattattgttatcCCGTTGGTTTTGGTTGTCATTAAAGGCTACGATTTTAGAATGAAACAAAAGAGTTTTTTCTTGATACAATTCTAGGGACGGCCAAATTATCTATGTATTCATCTTGCTCTATTTGCTCactctcttatttttctatgcATAAAAaacctctatttatagaaaaacaaaagcCTAACAAATCTACTTTAATTTGAAATAGAATGAAAACAAATATTCTCAAAATCTGCGCGCATGCACTCGTTCATTCTGAATATGACCGATTCATTCTTCCCTTCAGGTTCCAGCTTCTAACACCATGCACCAGTTCTTTCAAAGATGCATTGGTGCATCTTAGCTTTCTGGTTTCTGCATGCAGCGGTTCATCTTAAAATGCACAGATTCATTTTCCTGCATCAGCAATCTTGAACTCTTGCATCCTAAACATGAACTTGTTCAACCTGATTTTGCATTTTGAACATGCACCGGTGCATCCTGAAACTAGCAGACtcctaaattaattttatcttaatCGTCACAATTGTTTTTCAAGAAAGTGTAGTAGatagtaattttttaatttttcacaaTTGTTGGTAGGGTTGGTAGAAAGTCTAAGCTTGCTTGGTGTATCGATTGTCCATTGAAATGTTTATATAATGGTTACTTTGAATCCTTAGATAAATTATTGTATAAATTGTGTGATGTACTTTGGAGTGAAGTATTCCTTGTACCCCTAAATTAACAAAGAGCATTTCATTAAATTTAACAGCATTTCATCCTGAAACTAGTATTTAAAACATCATTTATACACTTAAGAATCTTAAAGTTAATGATAAAGAAATAGATATTTAACCGAAAATAAGCTATCATAAAAAGAACTCATCCTCAAATAAATATACCTCTAAAAATACAAGAGTTCAAAATTACAAAAGACCATATGTttggtgggggggggggggggggggggggggggggggtttgCTCGTAAATCAGATATCAAACTAGTAGAATCTTTCGATTATAATTCAACTATTTCAAATTGTTCGAAATAAGACAAAACTACAATCAAACTTCTCAATTAACTAAACTCTAAACAGTTCCGAATTCACGTATTGAACCATCCAATTCTGGctcgatttttaaaacattgttgGAGTACAATCGCatgtcccaagccaataccaatttttaaaacattgttatTCACCAAGAATCCTTGAATGGCTTCTCCAACAAAGCAGAGAGGTACATTTCCTGAAATTGGGGTCCCTTATCAAGCTTCTTCCCAGTAACCCACTTAACTTTCTTAAACCCAACACTTTCAATCATAGGCCCATAAACATTATCTAATTGATCCCCAACACAAAAGAAATGGTCCAACCAAAACAACCCACCTGGCCTAAGAACCCTATAAACATCAAACAGCAAAAAATGAAGCAAAGTTTCAGGTATCCAATTACTCAAAACATGCATAGAATGAACAATATCCAAAGTGTTGTCAAAAAATGGAAACCGTTGCGAAATACTCATGTATAAAGGAACAACCCCTCTTGAAGCTATAAAAGTATTAAAAGGACCGTTTAAGTTTAACGACGTCGTTATGATTGTAATGTTTCGTTCTTTCATTCGAACTGCGAACGTGGCAACTCCACCACCTATGTCTAAACCGGTTCGAACTGTACCGGGTTCACGGGTTTTTAGAACATCATCGATGCTGAAATCTAGACCGTTGGATTTAGGGTTTGTCCAACGATGCTTTTCGCGGCCGTTGAGGTCAAAACAGTCTTTACAATCATCGAAGCCTCTTTGCGTGCGAGAGCGATCGATGAGACACGTGTAAGATTTACACGTGTAAGCGGTCCACACCACGGAGGAATTTGAGGGTGTGGACCAGAGGCTGGAAGGAAAGGGGATTGGTGGCGGGAAATTTGGTGGCGATGCCGGTCGGCAACGGCGGCGAGGGAGAGGCTCGCAGCCTTTTAAGAGAAGTCTTTGAGAGAGAAGCTCGTCGTCCGGACAAGATCCGTTCACATCATAGGACATGAAACTGCGGAGATCGTCGGGGAAGAGAGTGCAAGCGCTGCCGGCGGGAGGGTAGACGGTGTCGGAGTTGAAGTTTCTGTTGAAGCCTAGAGGCAGTTTTTGTGGTGATGTGGAGGCAAAGAATTCCGGTGGGAGGTTGCTGACGCTGCCACCGTCTTCGACGGTGGTGGCTGTGGTGGTTGTGAAATCTGGAGTACACGTGGAGGAATTATAGGTGGTGGAAAGAAAGAGTGTTATAAGGTTTGTGAATAATAGAAGTGAAATGAAGAGTAAATTAGTGATTAGGCTTTTTGGATTAGGGTTAGTATTAGAATTAGAACCCATGTTATGAGATGAAATATATGAATGAATGTATGTTTATTTGCTTTGTTATTGATTGATTTTGAGTTTCATTGTGGTGACTTAGCTTTGAAGGTAACCACCATTTTTATGCACAAATTTTAAGCATTTTCTTATTGTCAAGTGTTAAGGTTTCAATTGATATATTAATCATACTTAGTGCTAAACACTATGTAAAGAGATAGATGTATTGTAGATCATGAGATGTATTGACTTATTGGATTATGTGTGATAGTTTAAAGTTGTGACTTTATGACTTCTTTTAGAAAGTCAACATTTTGACCAAGATTTTCATTTTGTTATGCTCTTTCGTTTTGGCCTTGAGGTGGTAGTGGGTGTTTTTATAAGCTTTGAGGATATTGGGAAGTGTTGTTTATGCAATATGAATACAGAAATTTGGTAGCATTTTAGTAGGATATGATTAAAACAAATACCAAATAGCAAATTGTGGATCTCTACTCCCTTGTGGACTGACAAAGGAAGGAAAAGACCCCGCTTAAGACCCGGCAATAACTCACATATATACACACGATGGATGCGTATGATCATTGACTTCCATAGGCAAGTTGCCATAAGTTATCTCTTCATTCAGTTTATAACATAATACTCCCCCCGGTTATAAGAACACATTGAGAAAGAGTGTTATaaggtttttgaaaaaaaataaaaaattctactaaatttatgttatatttctcaactaaatcttcaagaaggtaattcgtatccctatattttctcacataatctcccaaacaacaatatcttcctcattatcctcatcaaacaaatctctaaataatctcattctaatccaataaattttttgtcatattattattattactagcggcCAAACGGGCACGTTCCGTGTCCGTTTGTGTGATCCGCGTTTTCTAttttgtcttatgttatggtgaatttgttaataaaagatttttacagctaaaaaatatcttatatcatggtgagtttgttaataagatATTGTTGCTATTATAAAAAGTTCAcgccaaatttttttgtatcctcgTTATATATAGGTACAGATTTCCACCTCGTATCTCAGtattttatatttacttttaatataataaaattaattactaccaaagttactaatttatccatAGTATGTTTAACCATATTCCAACTTTTataccaattgttagttggttcagtggtgattggcgctgaacttggttgGGAGGACCGTGGTTCGATCcaccgcaactgcgatcgggaggaagctggaaccacttgatgccagaactgatcTCCGAAcaagattaaactggtggtgaaaaccaaaaaaaaaaattccaagttctatatctttcattgtaatttaagttaaaaaaagaatatagaaagaatataaaataaatacaataaaaaagatgatatgcttaaaataaccatattccaagttGTATACCCTTAAttgtaatttcacaaaaaaaattaaaaatatagaaagaacataagataaatacaataaaaagataatatgcttaaaaataggaataaaacagattatagataagaacaaaacacaaataataacaataaaacgataaaaataataaaaaagattatatatgaatttatgcataaaaatagatcaaaaatataacaataaagagattatagaattttttaattctttaaggggccaACCCAAAAGCCCGTCGACCGCCCGTGAAAAAGTCCGACCCGATAAGGTCAGGCCCCCTTTTTATGAAGCCAAACTCGTGTAAAAATATAGGGCTAATGGACCGGTCCGATAACCCGGCCCTTTTATACAGTTCTACGCATACATGTGGGCATAATCCTTTATAGTGGAGGTCGCATGCTTGAATCATGCAGGCAGCAagttaaatttttcattttttttttttttttccttttctaacTGTTTTCGAAGgccatgtatatattttgtttaaatttcctcttaaaaataaagttgttttttaacttaaatttaatattatacgATGTGAATATTGaatcttaaattaaaaaaattaatatagataatttgaaataaaaacaaacattaaaTTAGAGTTAAACTTATGcaataaaaatacttaaaataaagtgcaatcatttttttttttgttagttcgTATTTTagttgtattattattattattattattaattatctaaaaattgaaaagaaaaaaattgacactataatttatttaaataaatatagataatcgctatctttataaaaaaaaaatttaaaaataattaaagactTCATTTTCTATGTTCGCTTTAGGACACATAATATGTTGGGATGACCCCGGGAAGTGTGTGTGGCACAGTGTGGGTTCTTTGgataataaataacaaaattacaAAGGACTTTCGTTTACTGTcacaaataattatattttatttatttaataataaataatcaaCTCTCTtaaccaatattttaatttagtagtGGCTTTAGCCGCTTATATATATCTTCGTAGTTTCAGTTTTGAACGAAACCATTTAGTGGTGGCTTCGCTACCAATATGTGGTAAGATGCAACGGCTAATGCTTTGTGGTGGTATGAGCCGCCAGTAAGCTCAAAAAAGCGTTTCTTGACATTGTTGTTCAAACCGTCAATAAATGcacttttttcttcttaccATGTCTATGGCGGATTTGACCGCCAATAAAATATCAACGAGCGATTTTTTCATAGATTTTGGGccattaaatatatatttattggcAATTTTGGATAGTTATTTAGGGCTTTTGCCCGCTAATAAACTctgtttttcttgtagtgtatgtTAATAGTTTGATTGTAATTTTGTTTGATAGTGTGTATTTTCAAaggtttcatttatttttatgcaagtccaaaaagaagaaagaaagaaaagataaaaatacAAAGGAATAGATGAAGACAAATGAGAGaccaataaataattaatattagtgATGGTCATCGCCTAAGTTCAAAGTGGGAAACCGATGTAATTTATAATTTGtccataaaataatataaacattACAACTTTTTATGtgattgttttaaaaatatcaattatttcatatataatataatatagataCATAAGATATAcattactaaaaaaattgatacataaatataataagGGTTAAAATTCACAATCGTTTTGTATTTCTATGATATATATTATTCATTCTCACATGACATGCACGACTTCAAGAGTCATATTATATTAACCGCTATTTCTACCATGTGATGCACGAGGCAAATTATACATGTAgagattgtattatttttttggtcaagagaggttgtattttttttttttttacaattttatgaattactttttttttttttacaaatttatgaatttgaaaataacatattattttaaaatagtctAGCTATGTTTTATGTAagctttgtcaaaaaaaaaaaaaaaaaaactaaaactatAAGTTGGAATTATGAAGATCATAATCATATGGTTTAtggaataaaagaaaaaatgtgtCAATAAGTCAATAGATCGGTGGCAACTTTTTCCTTCTTCACCTCAGTTTTTTAGGAGAaggagtatgataatttaaaattG encodes:
- the LOC123923363 gene encoding probable methyltransferase At1g29790, whose amino-acid sequence is MGSNSNTNPNPKSLITNLLFISLLLFTNLITLFLSTTYNSSTCTPDFTTTTATTVEDGGSVSNLPPEFFASTSPQKLPLGFNRNFNSDTVYPPAGSACTLFPDDLRSFMSYDVNGSCPDDELLSQRLLLKGCEPLPRRRCRPASPPNFPPPIPFPSSLWSTPSNSSVVWTAYTCKSYTCLIDRSRTQRGFDDCKDCFDLNGREKHRWTNPKSNGLDFSIDDVLKTREPGTVRTGLDIGGGVATFAVRMKERNITIITTSLNLNGPFNTFIASRGVVPLYMSISQRFPFFDNTLDIVHSMHVLSNWIPETLLHFLLFDVYRVLRPGGLFWLDHFFCVGDQLDNVYGPMIESVGFKKVKWVTGKKLDKGPQFQEMYLSALLEKPFKDSW